From Rutidosis leptorrhynchoides isolate AG116_Rl617_1_P2 chromosome 3, CSIRO_AGI_Rlap_v1, whole genome shotgun sequence, a single genomic window includes:
- the LOC139900917 gene encoding uncharacterized protein — translation MLEAVASYDLWICHAFFGMSGSNNDINVLNQSPIFDKLKNKNFPSAPFEVNGHEYSKGYYLADGIYPDWATLVKGYSCPTKEPTIKFTRFQASSRKDIERAFGVLQDNGFALSKWEERFTTEEMENGMERIRNRGRDRDIIAIEIRDRDMHNQLTEDLVEHIWNLPPTFRNAN, via the exons ATGCTTGAAGCAGTTGCTTCATATGACTTGTGGATTTGTCATGCTTTTTTTGGGATGTCGGGTTCCAACAATGATATTAACGTTTTGAACCAATCACCTATATTTGATAAACTTAAGAACAAAAATTTTCCATCCGCACCATTTGAGGTAAATGGGCATGAATATAGCAAAGGATATTACCTTGCAGATGGTATATATCCCGATTGGGCAACTTTAGTTAAAGGATATTCATGTCCTACTAAAGAACCAACGATTAAGTTTACTAGATTTCAAGCTAGTTCCCGAAAGGATATAGAGAGGGCATTTGGGGTTCTTCAAG ATAATGGCTTTGCACTTTCTAAATGGGAAGAAAGATTCACTACCGAAGAAATGGAAAATGGTATGGAACGTATACGGAACAGAGGACGGGATCGAGACATCATCGCAATAGAAATAAGGGATCGAGACATGCACAACCAACTTACCGAGGATTTAGTCGAGCATATCTGGAACCTTCCACCAACTTTTCGCAATGCGAATtag